From the genome of Malus sylvestris chromosome 6, drMalSylv7.2, whole genome shotgun sequence, one region includes:
- the LOC126625689 gene encoding serine carboxypeptidase-like 45, with amino-acid sequence MYSSHTWKAMAMAAALVLQTYSSMEVVESSSHHHPDHKITRLPGQPHVGFQQFSGYITVDDHNHKALFYYFAEADINPASKPLVLWLNGGPGCSSLGVGAFSENGPFRPDGEVLVRNEYSWNREANMLYLETPVGVGFSYSKSNSSYMAVDDEATAGDNLVFLQRWFNKFPQYRHMDLFLAGESYAGHYIPQLAKLIVEINRKEKFNLKGIALGNPVLEFATDLNSQAEFLWSHGLISDSTYNMFTSVCNYSRYVSEYYRRSVSPVCSRVVSQVTKETSQFVDKYDVTLDVCISSVLSQSKFISPNQMTERIDVCVEDKTVIYLNRKDVQKALHARLVGVRRWDVCSSILEYQMLNLEIPTISLVGSLVKQGIQVLVYSGDQDSVIPLTGSRRLVSRLARELGLNTTVPYRVWFEGKQVGGWTQVYGNILSFATIRGASHEAPFSQPERSLRLFKSFLEGRPLPEVF; translated from the exons ATGTATTCTTCTCATACATGGAAGGCCATGGCAATGGCTGCGGCACTTGTACTTCAGACCTACTCTTCCATGGAGGTTGTTGAGTCCTCTTCTCATCACCATCCTGATCACAAGATAACCCGCCTTCCTGGGCAACCCCATGTCGGATTCCAACAGTTTTCTGGTTACATTACTGTGGACGATCACAACCATAAAGCTCTCTTTTACTACTTTGCTGAAGCAGATATCAATCCAGCTTCAAAGCCTTTGGTCCTCTGGTTGAATGGAG GACCTGGTTGTTCTTCTCTTGGAGTAGGAGCATTCTCTGAGAATGGACCTTTTAGACCAGATGGTGAGGTCTTGGTTAGAAATGAGTACAGCTGGAATAGAG AGGCAAATATGTTGTATTTAGAGACACCAgttggagtaggattctcttatTCTAAATCCAATTCCTCCTATATGGCGGTGGATGATGAGGCGACAG CCGGGGACAATCTTGTATTCTTGCAACGCTGGTTCAACAAGTTCCCCCAATACAGGCACATGGATTTGTTTCTAGCAGGAGAGAGTTACGCAG GTCACTACATCCCTCAACTTGCGAAGCTCATTGTTGAAATCAACAGAAAGGAGAAGTTCAATCTAAAAGGAATTGCT CTGGGAAATCCCGTTTTAGAATTTGCCACGGACTTGAATTCGCAGGCGGAGTTCCTTTGGTCTCACGGGCTGATATCCGATTCAACATACAACATGTTCACTTCTGTCTGTAACTATTCGCGCTATGTGAGCGAGTACTACAGACGCTCGGTCTCACCTGTTTGCTCAAGGGTTGTGAGCCAAGTGACCAAGGAAACAAGTCAATTTGTGGACAAGTATGATGTAACCCTAGATGTCTGTATTTCATCTGTGCTTTCACAATCCAAGTTTATAAGCCCCAAT CAAATGACTGAGAGGATAGACGTGTGTGTTGAAGACAAAACTGTGATTTATTTGAACCGGAAAGATGTGCAAAAGGCTCTCCATGCGCGGCTTGTTGGCGTGCGCAGATGGGATGTTTGCAGCAG CATTTTGGAGTACCAAATGCTCAACCTGGAAATACCTACAATCTCATTAGTTGGATCGCTTGTGAAGCAAGGCATCCAAGTCTTGGTGTACAG TGGAGATCAGGATTCTGTAATTCCATTAACGGGAAGCCGAAGATTGGTCTCTAGATTGGCAAGGGAGTTAGGATTGAACACCACTGTCCCTTATCGAGTTTGGTTCGAGGGAAAGCAG GTTGGTGGGTGGACTCAAGTTTATGGAAACATTCTCTCATTTGCCACCATCAGAGGTGCCTCTCATGAAGCTCCATTCTCACAGCCTGAGAGATCACTGAGGCTATTTAAGTCATTTCTGGAAGGCAGGCCTCTGCCTGAAGTTTTCTGA